In Reinekea thalattae, a genomic segment contains:
- a CDS encoding primosomal protein N' → MTSLLPKSLHHIKIAVPGPFQEPLIYQHDQALAAGIRCKVPLGRRQVIGITVDENTPTGDIDPSKLKAIIEVLDQQPVLPNSILTLADWMSRYYQHEFSSSYFLALPALLRKGEAATLKAETWLTLTPAGEAIDIEQLKRSAKQQALMAFLQPQQRCSMPHARDHGFDLTLAKTLEKKGLLSIDNLAHHDAIKISAELSETPLTLNNEQQQALTQLTGEGFTPSLLEGVTGSGKTEVYLQAIADCLKNNKRALVLVPEIGLTPQTVRRFRQRFVDDIVVLHSGLSDLQRQQNWLRAAFGQAAIVIGTRSAVLTPIPDLGLIIIDEEHDQSYKQQDSLRYHARDIAILRAKNEAVPIVLGSATPSLESLHHAINGRYRYLQLNQRATGQALPYVETVDMRQQQQQHGLSEKLLIRIKEHLNDGNQVLLFLNRRGYAPSWFCEDCGWIADCVYCDAHLTHHRHNNLNICHHCGFQQPPIKQCPNCHSHSLTAMGTGTERAEEFLSQCLPDVPMIRFDSNIASTRKQFEEQLAKTEAEGPAIIIGTQMLAKGHHFERVTLVGIWDIDSGLFSADLRAKERMGQLLTQVAGRSGRGKRRGEVLIQTYYPDNPIYTPLLQHDYRSFAHELLQERKRTRLPPFGYLAVIRADSAHAERAESQLKEMATYLLQLGSVRVLGPLPALLSRRAGKFRYLLIVQSDKRSQLHEALNPLHKHYPREAKQVSWHIDIDPAELA, encoded by the coding sequence TTGACAAGCCTACTGCCAAAAAGCCTCCACCACATCAAAATCGCCGTGCCAGGGCCGTTTCAAGAGCCCCTTATCTATCAACATGATCAGGCGCTGGCAGCGGGTATTCGCTGTAAAGTACCGCTTGGGCGCCGTCAGGTTATCGGCATTACGGTTGACGAGAATACGCCCACAGGCGATATCGACCCAAGCAAGCTTAAAGCTATTATTGAGGTTCTCGACCAGCAACCGGTACTACCGAACAGCATTTTAACGCTGGCAGACTGGATGAGCCGGTACTATCAACACGAATTCAGCAGTAGCTACTTTTTAGCGCTACCTGCGTTATTACGCAAAGGCGAAGCCGCGACTCTCAAAGCCGAAACCTGGCTAACACTGACGCCAGCAGGTGAAGCCATCGATATCGAGCAACTCAAACGATCGGCCAAACAGCAGGCGCTGATGGCGTTTTTGCAACCGCAACAACGCTGTTCTATGCCGCATGCGCGCGATCATGGCTTTGACTTAACTCTGGCAAAAACACTGGAAAAGAAAGGCTTACTCAGCATCGACAATCTAGCCCATCACGATGCAATCAAGATCAGCGCCGAGTTAAGTGAAACGCCCCTAACGCTAAATAATGAACAGCAACAAGCCTTAACCCAACTCACCGGCGAAGGCTTTACCCCCAGTTTATTAGAAGGGGTTACCGGCAGCGGCAAAACTGAGGTTTATTTACAGGCCATTGCCGACTGTTTGAAAAACAACAAGAGAGCCTTGGTGCTGGTGCCAGAAATAGGCCTAACGCCACAAACCGTACGCCGTTTTCGGCAGCGTTTTGTTGACGACATTGTCGTGCTTCATTCCGGCTTAAGTGACTTACAGCGCCAGCAAAATTGGCTAAGAGCCGCTTTCGGCCAAGCGGCTATTGTCATCGGCACTCGCTCTGCGGTATTGACCCCGATACCAGACCTAGGCCTGATTATTATCGATGAAGAACACGATCAGTCTTATAAGCAACAAGACAGCCTGCGCTATCATGCTCGCGACATCGCGATTTTACGCGCCAAAAATGAAGCCGTCCCGATTGTCTTGGGCAGCGCAACGCCGTCGCTAGAATCTTTGCACCATGCGATTAACGGCCGCTATCGTTATTTACAGCTGAACCAGCGCGCCACTGGCCAAGCCTTGCCTTATGTTGAAACAGTCGACATGCGTCAGCAACAGCAGCAACATGGGCTGTCCGAAAAATTATTAATTCGTATAAAAGAACACCTCAATGACGGCAACCAGGTTTTATTATTTTTAAATCGCCGCGGCTATGCACCCTCTTGGTTTTGTGAAGACTGCGGTTGGATTGCCGATTGCGTTTACTGTGATGCTCACCTGACTCACCACCGGCACAACAACCTCAACATCTGTCACCATTGCGGCTTCCAACAACCACCAATTAAGCAGTGCCCAAACTGCCATTCTCACTCGCTAACTGCGATGGGCACAGGTACGGAACGAGCCGAAGAATTTCTATCGCAATGTTTACCTGATGTGCCGATGATTCGTTTTGACAGCAACATCGCCAGCACTCGCAAACAATTTGAAGAACAGTTGGCGAAAACCGAAGCAGAAGGTCCTGCCATTATTATTGGTACGCAAATGCTAGCCAAAGGGCATCACTTTGAACGCGTCACTCTGGTCGGCATTTGGGATATTGATAGCGGCTTATTCAGCGCAGATTTACGCGCCAAAGAACGAATGGGCCAACTGCTAACGCAAGTCGCAGGCCGCTCCGGGCGCGGTAAGCGTCGTGGCGAAGTGCTGATTCAAACCTATTACCCAGACAACCCAATCTACACACCCTTACTGCAGCACGACTATCGAAGTTTTGCCCATGAACTGCTACAAGAACGAAAACGAACACGCTTGCCGCCGTTTGGTTATCTTGCCGTTATTCGAGCAGACAGCGCCCATGCAGAGCGCGCAGAAAGCCAACTGAAAGAGATGGCAACTTATTTATTACAGTTAGGCAGCGTGCGGGTACTGGGCCCTTTACCAGCATTACTTTCGCGTCGAGCCGGTAAATTTCGCTACCTACTGATTGTACAGAGCGATAAACGCAGCCAGCTACACGAAGCACTCAACCCATTACACAAGCACTACCCGCGCGAAGCAAAGCAGGTCAGTTGGCATATCGACATTGACCCTGCAGAGCTGGCTTAA
- a CDS encoding lipocalin family protein, whose translation MFMKKLMPIFVSLVLAGCLGMPEKVTPVENFNLDRYLGTWYEVARLDHRFERGLTQVTATYSLRDDGGIDVLNRGFSSKNNEWKEASGKAYFVDDNDVGYLKVSFFGPFYGSYVVFELDQDDYQYAFVTGPNTDYLWFLSRTKEIDESTLQKFLTMADERGFATSDVQFVEHK comes from the coding sequence ATGTTTATGAAAAAATTAATGCCGATCTTCGTGTCACTGGTGCTTGCCGGTTGCCTAGGAATGCCAGAAAAGGTGACGCCGGTTGAAAATTTCAACTTGGATCGTTATCTCGGCACCTGGTATGAAGTCGCGCGTTTGGATCATCGATTTGAACGAGGCCTGACGCAAGTAACAGCGACTTACAGCCTACGAGATGACGGCGGCATTGATGTTTTGAATCGTGGTTTTTCAAGCAAAAACAATGAATGGAAAGAGGCGTCAGGCAAAGCCTACTTTGTTGATGATAACGATGTAGGTTACTTAAAAGTGTCGTTCTTTGGACCTTTTTATGGCTCGTATGTGGTGTTCGAGTTAGATCAGGACGATTACCAATATGCTTTTGTTACCGGGCCGAATACCGATTATCTGTGGTTTTTATCTCGCACCAAAGAGATTGATGAGTCGACCTTACAAAAGTTTTTAACCATGGCTGACGAACGCGGTTTTGCAACCAGCGACGTTCAGTTTGTTGAGCATAAATAA
- a CDS encoding 2-hydroxyacid dehydrogenase has product MSSIVFIHSLSADEQQQWLLRFKQLLPAEQIFIAEELSDQQAAEMEIAIVANPSVDQLKRFPKLVWLQSLWAGVESVLSTFESMDVQAKASLPKLSRLIDPQLAETMSEAVLAWTLYLHRQMPAYRVQQEKKQWQQLHCPPAQQVTVSVLGAGELGASAMTRLAANGFNVYGWSRTEKDIPGVRCYSGAQGLSLMLGQTNILICLLPLTKATEKLVNKSLLSQLPKGARFINFARGGVADYDQLIELLDEGHLDHAVLDVFEQEPLQPESVIWQHEKITVLPHISAATNIETASQIVAKNILNYRKDGTLPELVDIQRGY; this is encoded by the coding sequence ATGTCGTCGATTGTCTTTATTCATAGCCTAAGTGCTGACGAACAACAGCAATGGCTATTACGCTTTAAACAGTTGCTGCCAGCCGAACAGATTTTTATCGCAGAAGAGCTCAGCGATCAACAGGCAGCGGAGATGGAAATTGCCATTGTTGCTAATCCCAGTGTTGATCAGCTAAAACGGTTTCCCAAGCTTGTTTGGTTACAGAGTTTATGGGCTGGCGTTGAGTCGGTATTAAGTACCTTTGAGAGTATGGATGTTCAGGCGAAGGCGTCGTTGCCTAAACTCTCTCGCTTAATTGATCCGCAACTTGCCGAGACAATGTCTGAAGCTGTTTTAGCATGGACGCTTTATCTTCATCGGCAAATGCCAGCTTATCGAGTGCAGCAAGAGAAAAAACAGTGGCAGCAACTCCATTGTCCGCCTGCTCAGCAGGTGACCGTCTCGGTATTGGGTGCAGGCGAATTAGGTGCCAGTGCCATGACGCGATTGGCCGCTAATGGTTTTAATGTCTACGGTTGGAGTCGAACTGAAAAAGATATTCCAGGAGTTCGTTGCTACAGCGGCGCGCAAGGTTTATCGCTGATGCTCGGGCAAACGAATATTTTAATTTGTCTGTTACCGTTGACCAAAGCCACTGAAAAATTAGTTAATAAATCGTTACTGAGCCAACTGCCTAAAGGCGCTCGTTTTATAAATTTTGCGCGCGGTGGTGTTGCCGATTATGACCAACTGATTGAGTTGCTTGATGAGGGGCATTTGGATCACGCCGTGCTCGATGTATTTGAACAGGAGCCGTTGCAACCCGAAAGTGTTATTTGGCAGCATGAAAAAATTACTGTACTGCCGCATATTTCAGCAGCAACCAATATTGAAACCGCTTCACAAATCGTGGCAAAAAATATTTTAAATTATAGAAAAGACGGCACACTACCTGAGTTGGTTGATATACAGCGAGGTTATTGA
- a CDS encoding TIGR01777 family oxidoreductase: MHILMTGGTGLIGRSFIERYSEYRYTVLTRSKTRAAKKFGANVQLINQLNELSNLDDFDAVINLAGEPIADKRWTDKQKQKLISSRLEITDQLVAMIERSASPPSVFLSGSAIGVYGAENESQTAESDIIIAKDFAAQLCLDWEQAASKAAHKTRLCLLRTGVVLSPKGGALKKMLPAFRLGLGGAVGHGQQYMSWIHIDDMLAAMYFLLSQPQISGPVNMTAPVPATNAELSAALAASLNRRLFFRIPAAFLQLALGEASSLLLGSVKVLPNRLQQHGYSFSRATIGSAFKELKKS; encoded by the coding sequence ATGCATATTTTAATGACTGGTGGCACAGGCCTAATTGGTCGCAGCTTTATTGAACGTTATTCTGAGTATCGCTATACCGTGCTAACGCGATCGAAAACCCGAGCTGCTAAAAAGTTTGGTGCAAATGTTCAGTTAATCAATCAGCTGAACGAGTTAAGTAACCTAGATGATTTTGATGCGGTGATTAATCTTGCTGGGGAACCGATTGCCGACAAACGCTGGACAGATAAACAGAAGCAAAAGCTAATCAGTAGTCGGTTGGAGATAACCGACCAGCTTGTTGCAATGATTGAACGCTCGGCTTCACCGCCGAGTGTTTTTCTCAGTGGTTCAGCGATTGGTGTTTATGGTGCCGAAAATGAAAGCCAAACGGCTGAAAGCGATATTATTATTGCAAAAGATTTTGCCGCCCAGTTATGCCTAGATTGGGAACAGGCTGCGAGCAAAGCGGCGCATAAAACACGACTTTGTTTGTTAAGAACCGGCGTAGTGCTTAGCCCTAAAGGCGGCGCGCTGAAAAAAATGTTGCCAGCGTTTCGGCTCGGTTTGGGTGGTGCTGTTGGTCACGGCCAACAATACATGTCTTGGATTCACATAGACGACATGTTGGCAGCCATGTATTTTTTATTATCTCAGCCGCAGATCAGTGGCCCAGTCAACATGACAGCACCGGTACCGGCGACAAATGCTGAATTGAGTGCGGCCTTGGCGGCGAGTTTAAATCGTCGATTATTTTTTAGAATTCCGGCGGCGTTTTTACAACTGGCTTTGGGCGAGGCAAGTAGCCTTTTGCTCGGTAGCGTAAAAGTCTTACCTAATCGACTTCAGCAACATGGCTATTCGTTTTCTCGGGCAACCATTGGCAGTGCCTTCAAGGAATTAAAAAAGTCATAA